From the Pyrenophora tritici-repentis strain M4 chromosome 5, whole genome shotgun sequence genome, the window TGACAAGCTCATTCTTTTTTGTCCTCAATCGCAAAAGCTTGACTTCGTCCTCCTTGTCCAGTTCGTCAACAAGACTCCCCGCCGCTATCAAGAACGACCAAACCATGCTGGCAACGTTTTCCGCGCTGTGAATTCCGCCCTCTTGCCTGCCGTTGGTGAAGTTGTCGACGCCAGTTTCGCTAGAGGAGGCTGGTAGTGTGCTATTTGGATTCGCGGAGGAGCTACTCGATATAAGACCCGAAGTGCGTATTATGGTGCCGTTCTCGCGCGACAGTATTAGTGTGCTCTGAACACCGGGCTTCTGGCTCAAACGTGTGAGTAGCGAGAGAATCTCTTCTGGCTATGGGGGCGCATTAGTAAAGTGAATTTGGAGACAATTGCGGAGTGCTTACAGCGTGCTGGGCCATGGTCGGCGATAGGTACAGGAAGATGAGATGCGAATTGGAGTTAGTGTTTACTGTGCTAATGACATCGGCGTACATGACCGCGGCTGGACCCTGCCAAGGCCTCACCAGTCTAGGCCCATACAAACCTAGCAGCATCTATCATCAATTTTCCTGCAATCACGTCCGAAGCACGCGCAAGTCGCATCGCTGACACGGAACCTTTTTTTCTTCTAACGTCTATGCTCTTATTAGAAGCCACGTGCTTCCGGGGAAAAGCAATCAACTACAAGGACTGCGGTTGATCGCCATCATGACGGCAAGCTCGAAGAAAAAGAAGgagaacaagaagaaggacTTTCAGGTGAGAAAAGATGCAAGTCGCTTGCTCTCACCCCAAACTGACAAAAGTAGAAACCGAAGTTGAAAGTCGGAAAAGCGAGGCCCAAGGCTGCAAACACCACTGACACGAGTTTCCGCGCCAAATGTAACATCTTCAACATCACGTAATCTCCAACTCACTAACATGTTC encodes:
- a CDS encoding Robl-LC7 domain containing protein encodes the protein MYADVISTVNTNSNSHLIFLYLSPTMAQHAPEEILSLLTRLSQKPGVQSTLILSRENGTIIRTSGLISSSSSANPNSTLPASSSETGVDNFTNGRQEGGIHSAENVASMVWSFLIAAGSLVDELDKEDEVKLLRLRTKKNELVIVPDPKFILVAIHDTPPA